A genomic stretch from Tenrec ecaudatus isolate mTenEca1 chromosome X, mTenEca1.hap1, whole genome shotgun sequence includes:
- the ATP6AP2 gene encoding renin receptor: MAVLMFLFVLVAGVLGNEFSILRSPGSVVFRDGNWPLPGERIPDVAALSMGFSVKEDLSWPGLAVGNLFRRPRATVMVLVKGVDKLALPPSSVISYPLENAVPFSLDSVANSIHSLFSEETPVVLQLAPSEERVYMVGKANSVFEDLSVTLRQLRNRLFQENSVLNSLPLNSLSRNNEVDLLFLSELQVLHDIPSLLSRHKHLAKDHSPDLYSLELAGLDEVGKRYGEDSEQFRDASRALVESLQKFADDMYNLYGGNAVVELVTIKSFDTSLVRRTRTILEAKQMKAPPSPYNLAYKYNFEYSVVFNLVLWIMIALALAVIITSYNIWNMDPGYDSIIYRMTNQKIRMD, translated from the exons GTGTTTTAGGAAACGAGTTTAGTATATTGCGCTCACCAGGGTCTGTGGTTTTCCGAGATGGAAACTGGCCTCTACCGGGAGAGCGGATCCCAGATGTGGCTGCCTTGTCTATGGGTTTCTCCGTGAAAGAA GACCTCTCTTGGCCAGGACTGGCCGTGGGTAACCTATTCCGTCGGCCTCGAGCGActgtgatggtgctggtgaagggggTGGACAAGCTGGCTCTCCCACCCAGTAGTGTCATATCATACCCACTGGAGAAT GCAGTTCCTTTTAGTCTTGACAGCGTTGCAAATTCCATTCACTCTTTATTTTCTGAAGAAACGCCTGTGGTTCTGCAGCTGGCTCCTAGTGAGGAA AGAGTGTACATGGTGGGGAAGGCAAACTCGGTGTTTGAAGACCTTTCGGTGACGTTACGCCAGCTCCGGAATCGTCTGTTCCAAGAAAACTCTGTTCTCAATTCACTCCCTCTCAATTCCTTGAGTAGGAACAATGAG GTCGACCTGCTCTTTCTTTCGGAACTACAAGTGCTCCATGATATCCCGAGCCTG CTATCTCGACATAAGCATCTAGCCAAGGATCATTCTCCTGATTTAtattcactggagctggccggtTTGGATGAAGTTGGGAAACGTTATGGAGAAGACTCTGAACAATTCAGAGATGCTTCTAGGGCCCTGGTTGAATCTCTGCAAAAG TTTGCAGATGACATGTACAATCTCTATGGTGGGAACGCAGTGGTAGAGTTGGTGACTATCAAGTCATTTGACACATCCCTGGTGAGAAGGACAAGGACTATCCTTGAGGCAAAACAGATG AAAGCCCCACCAAGTCCCTATAACCTTGCTTATAAGTATAATTTTGAGTATTCTGTGGTTTTCAACCTGGTCCTTTGGATCATGATCGCCTTGGCCTTGGCTGTGATCATCACCTCTTACAACATTTGGAACATGGATCCTGGCTATGATAGCATCATTTATAGGATGACAAACCAGAAGATTCGAATGGACTGA
- the MPC1L gene encoding mitochondrial pyruvate carrier 1-like protein, giving the protein MAAVAAVLQRAKDYVKTKEFRDYITSTHFWGPMANWGLPLAAFKDMKSSPEIISGRMTAALIFYSLAFMRFAYRVQPQNLLLMACHGTNVVAQSTQATRYFLYHYGGIELTVNPGNPPVTVTKQGATAPGSKQFSK; this is encoded by the coding sequence ATGGCGGCTGTGGCTGCAGTGCTGCAGCGGGCGAAGGACTACGTGAAGACCAAGGAGTTCCGGGACTACATCACCAGCACTCACTTCTGGGGGCCCATGGCCAACTGGGGCCTGCCCCTGGCCGCGTTCAAGGACATGAAGTCGTCCCCGGAGATCATCAGCGGCCGCATGACGGCCGCGCTCATTTTCTACTCGCTGGCCTTTATGCGCTTCGCTTACCGGGTCCAGCCCCAGAACTTGCTGCTGATGGCGTGCCACGGCACCAACGTGGTGGCGCAGAGTACTCAGGCCACCCGCTACTTTCTTTACCACTATGGCGGGATCGAGTTGACTGTCAATCCTGGCAACCCTCCGGTGACCGTGACCAAGCAGGGGGCCACTGCCCCTGGCTCGAAGCAATTTTCGAAATGA